From a single Gimesia fumaroli genomic region:
- a CDS encoding DUF1559 domain-containing protein: MSSIRRSLRHRGFTLIELLVVIAIIAILIALLLPAVQQAREAARRSTCKNNLKQIGLAMHNYHSTFKTLPPAYVRDPNVGDDEGHWTWSAFLAPYIDLSTVYNTFNVGNTPASYAFGANIQAMQQTYPVFRCPSDTGKATHTEAGYTIDYFDAGGGRTSNVGVSVTNYVVSNNNAYHRANQASNYSDGTTGATGAFWGNSRCQFRDFSDGLSNSILAGERAYNIPGNPMYAGMLFAVRDNIGQGPTCANCTGNTAANQGLLSITGTTHFGINPVSSTDQANGGYSSRHVGGAHFLMGDGAVRFISENIDTNVTNGGVVDSTLERLSSIQDGDVIGEF, encoded by the coding sequence ATGAGTTCTATAAGACGCTCGCTACGACATCGGGGGTTTACCTTGATCGAACTGCTGGTTGTCATCGCCATTATTGCGATTCTGATTGCGCTGTTGCTGCCTGCGGTTCAACAGGCACGAGAAGCGGCACGGCGCAGTACCTGCAAAAACAATCTTAAGCAGATCGGCCTGGCTATGCATAATTATCATTCCACTTTCAAAACACTCCCCCCGGCTTATGTCCGTGATCCTAATGTGGGAGACGATGAAGGGCACTGGACCTGGTCAGCCTTTCTGGCTCCGTATATTGATCTCTCGACCGTTTACAATACTTTCAATGTCGGCAATACTCCTGCCAGCTATGCCTTTGGCGCGAATATTCAGGCAATGCAGCAGACGTATCCCGTCTTTCGCTGTCCCTCAGATACCGGAAAGGCCACTCATACCGAAGCCGGTTACACTATTGATTATTTCGACGCTGGTGGCGGGCGGACTTCTAACGTTGGAGTTTCGGTGACGAATTATGTCGTTTCCAATAACAACGCCTATCACCGGGCCAATCAGGCATCGAATTATAGCGATGGAACAACTGGCGCCACGGGAGCGTTCTGGGGAAACAGTCGCTGTCAGTTTCGCGATTTCAGCGACGGTTTGAGTAACTCGATTTTGGCGGGAGAGCGTGCCTATAACATTCCAGGAAATCCGATGTATGCGGGCATGCTCTTTGCTGTTCGCGACAATATCGGACAGGGGCCTACCTGTGCCAACTGCACTGGAAATACAGCTGCCAACCAGGGCTTGTTAAGCATTACCGGAACCACTCACTTCGGGATCAACCCGGTTTCATCTACTGATCAGGCCAATGGAGGCTACAGCAGCCGCCACGTTGGCGGAGCCCATTTCTTGATGGGTGACGGTGCCGTCCGTTTTATTAGTGAGAATATCGATACGAATGTTACCAATGGTGGTGTGGTCGATAGTACTCTCGAACGTCTCTCCTCAATTCAGGATGGCGACGTGATCGGCGAATTCTAA
- a CDS encoding BlaI/MecI/CopY family transcriptional regulator, whose amino-acid sequence MNHSKAKIPDAERDVLVCLNQLEEATVKEICEALQPVRKMEPSSVMTLLKRLEARKLVTKRKADQGKAFVFRATRESTRAYRHLMNDLFQGVFGGDTLSFMSSFFETRKPTEEEITQLQQLLDDLRTQKQKKKGDKS is encoded by the coding sequence ATGAATCATTCAAAAGCAAAAATACCAGATGCCGAACGGGATGTTCTGGTCTGCCTGAATCAACTGGAAGAGGCCACGGTCAAAGAAATCTGCGAGGCATTGCAGCCAGTGCGGAAGATGGAGCCGTCGTCTGTGATGACACTGCTCAAACGACTGGAGGCCCGGAAACTGGTCACCAAACGCAAGGCAGATCAGGGAAAGGCGTTTGTATTTCGTGCGACGCGCGAATCAACGCGGGCCTATCGTCATTTGATGAATGACCTGTTCCAGGGAGTCTTTGGCGGCGATACGCTCTCCTTTATGTCCTCGTTCTTTGAAACGCGTAAGCCGACGGAAGAAGAGATTACCCAGCTGCAGCAACTGCTTGATGATCTGCGTACTCAGAAACAAAAGAAGAAGGGAGACAAATCATGA
- a CDS encoding M56 family metallopeptidase, whose amino-acid sequence MIHFFQHTAEQWGGFVLSAGIQAAFVAFFAFVFLFLTRRFISAPLRYAILLVVLVKFAMPPFLDLQTGLFTKYSVIRNTVIITDPVIVIDEAPGITSQIASDTSRSRVPSHPASKSKTKPTPQTASSRASVPVVSKPEPEFRWSCLLLPLYLLGTAVFVGLLIHRYRCVRRIVRASTLQQDGFLFSEVARISELLQMKSPPALRISDETDAPFAIGAFRPVIVMPRAIAEELQPDQLTIVIAHELAHIRRRDLLIGWFETLVSLVWWFHPALWWLRKSLRRTREDCCDDLLLAKQLAEPERYCETLIEAASRQSTRLTEPLVLGFVHQEHPAARRIRRLMNSTLFRADRLRYPALIFTLLFALIMLPGLRPDQQPVTETTLEGDYGWRNLPFRIDAGEETAIKECKELAQTYFFTRNDIRDFSLPETRDKLEAILEAHPKLFYAQNLLGTWHRMNGNLEEASRLLNESLANAPVVLTQTYKRGNGDPIQDVAIDQLEIECNRVQKGSLDPSLRLKFVALITDSQGQVHLPVYDTVYRTSSQSYPVDYFAEFQNLGWIESNARNGILPDVMVWKPWSRPRDFTRTASQTPRLKNATGTDTLQLISDSNAYSIGRVARGQADGRVRTEDGKGMGIAVKGSSLKITNGTFMDHALIELAGPAPSRFALSQVDVLDSQTKIPLQSFQYGAGFTWTDQSRFHLFSLWEKLPDKVDLVLKVMNYDSDDFRYQIPAAIGSTVQHAGSSFAITYLGAGNHNGWSSNSGFHGEAQGLENTSEIIFQITGNREQKFSLWVVSKTGRRQNLNKDGWFSSQTGNSSIRIMLPLSEIAHFELVPYVEPKTIYFEQIQLPARSAPLNQELPLIEFPVDGQARKYTSDAFNPLRVHFESHRGNLYSGMGSYNNSFEFHERPLKDQFPKSKMTVSWYYHATIDLKHRLEFVVAPPPVKPGRSRSQSSSAIWGDAGFTSRETPLESVKAVLLEILPKPDGE is encoded by the coding sequence ATGATCCATTTCTTCCAGCATACCGCAGAGCAATGGGGTGGTTTCGTGCTGAGCGCCGGCATTCAGGCTGCGTTTGTCGCGTTTTTTGCCTTCGTATTTCTGTTTCTGACACGGCGATTTATCAGCGCACCGCTGCGTTATGCGATTCTGCTGGTGGTGCTCGTCAAATTCGCGATGCCACCATTTCTGGACCTGCAAACGGGCCTGTTCACGAAGTACTCAGTCATTCGAAACACTGTTATCATTACCGATCCGGTCATTGTGATTGATGAAGCCCCCGGCATAACAAGCCAAATCGCATCAGACACCAGTCGCTCCCGCGTTCCATCCCACCCTGCCTCTAAGTCAAAAACCAAACCAACGCCTCAAACAGCGTCATCCCGCGCGTCTGTTCCCGTTGTATCAAAGCCAGAACCGGAATTCCGCTGGTCCTGTCTGTTGTTGCCTCTGTATCTGCTCGGCACGGCTGTCTTCGTTGGTTTACTGATTCACCGTTATCGCTGTGTGCGACGAATTGTACGCGCGAGTACACTCCAGCAAGATGGTTTTTTGTTTTCAGAAGTCGCACGGATATCTGAACTGCTGCAAATGAAATCGCCCCCTGCCCTGCGCATTTCAGACGAGACGGACGCCCCATTTGCCATTGGTGCATTCCGCCCGGTGATTGTAATGCCGCGTGCGATCGCCGAAGAGTTACAACCCGATCAACTGACGATAGTGATCGCCCACGAGCTGGCACATATCCGCCGCCGCGATTTGCTGATTGGCTGGTTCGAAACGCTGGTGAGCCTCGTCTGGTGGTTTCATCCGGCTCTGTGGTGGCTACGAAAATCACTCAGGCGAACCCGGGAAGACTGTTGTGATGATCTTCTGCTCGCAAAACAGCTCGCCGAACCGGAGCGGTATTGTGAAACGCTGATTGAAGCCGCGAGCCGACAATCAACTCGACTGACAGAACCGCTGGTGCTCGGATTTGTGCACCAGGAACACCCGGCCGCTCGACGAATTCGACGACTGATGAATAGTACGCTGTTTCGGGCTGACCGCCTGCGATATCCGGCTCTGATATTCACCTTGCTATTTGCACTGATCATGCTGCCCGGATTGCGACCGGATCAACAGCCTGTCACGGAAACCACACTGGAAGGAGATTATGGCTGGCGGAATCTTCCCTTCCGGATTGATGCTGGTGAAGAGACCGCCATTAAGGAATGCAAGGAGCTGGCACAGACGTACTTCTTTACCCGAAATGATATCCGAGATTTTTCACTCCCAGAAACCCGAGACAAACTGGAAGCAATTCTGGAAGCGCATCCGAAATTGTTTTACGCGCAAAATCTGCTGGGCACGTGGCATCGCATGAATGGAAATTTGGAAGAGGCCTCGCGACTCTTGAATGAATCCCTGGCCAATGCCCCTGTCGTGCTCACGCAAACCTACAAACGGGGCAATGGTGATCCCATTCAGGATGTCGCAATTGACCAATTGGAAATTGAATGCAATCGAGTGCAAAAGGGTTCACTGGATCCAAGTCTGAGATTGAAATTTGTGGCGCTCATCACAGATTCTCAAGGCCAGGTTCATCTGCCCGTCTATGACACCGTGTATCGTACAAGCTCACAGTCTTATCCTGTCGATTATTTTGCCGAGTTTCAAAACCTGGGCTGGATCGAGTCCAACGCGCGAAATGGCATCTTACCCGATGTCATGGTCTGGAAACCCTGGTCGCGCCCACGGGACTTCACACGTACGGCATCCCAGACGCCGCGACTCAAAAACGCGACAGGCACCGACACGCTGCAACTGATCTCAGACTCCAATGCATACAGTATCGGACGTGTCGCACGCGGTCAGGCCGACGGTAGAGTGAGAACGGAAGACGGCAAGGGAATGGGGATTGCGGTCAAAGGATCTTCGCTCAAGATCACAAACGGCACGTTTATGGACCATGCGTTGATTGAGCTCGCAGGCCCGGCCCCATCTCGTTTTGCGTTATCGCAGGTGGATGTACTGGACTCGCAGACGAAAATTCCGCTGCAGTCATTCCAGTATGGCGCCGGCTTCACGTGGACTGATCAAAGCCGATTTCATCTATTCTCATTGTGGGAGAAGTTACCCGATAAGGTGGACCTGGTCCTGAAAGTAATGAACTACGACAGCGATGATTTCCGCTACCAGATTCCTGCCGCCATCGGATCAACGGTGCAACATGCAGGCAGTTCCTTTGCGATCACCTATCTTGGTGCAGGCAATCATAACGGCTGGAGTTCCAACAGCGGATTTCACGGAGAAGCCCAGGGGCTTGAGAACACCTCGGAGATCATCTTTCAGATCACGGGAAACAGAGAACAGAAATTCTCTCTGTGGGTGGTCTCAAAGACGGGGCGCAGACAGAACCTGAATAAAGACGGCTGGTTTTCCTCACAGACAGGTAATTCATCAATCCGAATCATGCTGCCTCTCAGTGAAATCGCACATTTCGAACTGGTGCCTTATGTGGAGCCGAAGACAATTTATTTTGAACAGATTCAGCTACCTGCCCGCAGTGCCCCGCTGAATCAAGAGTTGCCCCTGATCGAATTTCCCGTCGACGGACAGGCCCGTAAATATACGTCTGACGCCTTCAACCCGCTACGCGTTCATTTTGAAAGCCATCGCGGGAACCTCTATTCGGGCATGGGTTCTTACAACAACAGTTTTGAATTCCACGAACGTCCGCTCAAAGACCAGTTTCCGAAATCCAAAATGACGGTGAGCTGGTATTACCATGCAACGATTGACTTGAAGCATCGTCTCGAATTCGTCGTAGCCCCACCTCCAGTCAAGCCGGGCAGAAGCAGATCACAAAGTTCCAGCGCCATCTGGGGAGACGCCGGTTTCACAAGCCGAGAGACACCACTGGAATCAGTCAAAGCGGTGCTATTGGAAATCCTGCCGAAACCGGACGGGGAATAA
- a CDS encoding leucine-rich repeat domain-containing protein: MKRFRRLKRLSLWETSVSDAGLIYLLDLPQLKSIDLNDSRVHGHGLKHLNGLSNLTWLSLDGSPVTDARLAGLKDLSRLRVLILDHTQVSDAGLVHLKKLKELRILNLSHTHVTGVGLAQLKHLPELYWLRLNASPISDAGMTHLESLSVLSRLDLSGTNVSNAGLVHLCELKNLEHLELERTQISDAGLVPLHGHPHLKDIDLDHTKVTMAGISELEATLPASVVLIDENE, translated from the coding sequence TTGAAGCGTTTTCGCAGACTGAAACGCCTTAGTTTATGGGAAACAAGTGTCAGTGATGCCGGTTTGATTTATCTGCTAGACCTCCCCCAACTGAAATCGATTGATCTCAATGACTCACGTGTGCATGGTCATGGGTTGAAACATCTGAATGGACTTTCGAATTTAACCTGGCTCAGTCTGGATGGATCTCCGGTTACGGATGCAAGGCTGGCTGGTCTGAAAGATCTTTCCAGACTGCGCGTATTGATTCTCGATCATACGCAAGTCAGTGATGCCGGGTTGGTTCATTTGAAAAAATTAAAGGAACTGCGGATTCTGAATCTGAGTCATACACATGTGACAGGCGTAGGTCTAGCACAATTGAAACATCTTCCTGAACTGTACTGGCTCAGATTAAATGCATCTCCTATCAGCGATGCAGGAATGACGCATCTGGAATCACTTTCAGTTTTATCGCGTCTCGATCTGTCAGGAACAAACGTCAGTAATGCAGGTTTAGTTCATCTTTGTGAACTCAAAAACTTAGAGCATCTGGAGTTGGAAAGAACACAGATCTCTGATGCGGGCCTGGTTCCTCTACACGGGCATCCTCACCTGAAAGACATTGATCTCGATCACACAAAAGTGACGATGGCTGGCATCAGTGAACTTGAGGCCACGTTACCAGCGAGTGTTGTTCTGATCGACGAGAATGAATGA
- a CDS encoding IS110 family RNA-guided transposase, translated as MHQLNTEDVGIDISKAKFDVSFPDRSKSVVYKNTPAGRKKLIATLMKLQPIRVCLEATGGWENRLVACLHQHKFPVSVVNPRLIRDFARAKNQLAKTDEIDARIIREYAEVMDPRLTPPLTEAQQKMREFTSRREQTSKMIIQEKNRLETIVDQDVIKMIEQSIAFHKEQLRLIEKELKALIDADEESRKRSKILQSVPGIASITATLLISDLPELGSLNRKQISRLVGVAPTNRDSGTMRGRRTIGGGRVRIRNGLYMPTVVALRHNPIISAFYKRLVKNGKPKMVALVAAMRKLLIILNTMVKEGKQWEANVRNS; from the coding sequence ATGCATCAGCTTAACACAGAAGACGTTGGGATTGATATTTCAAAAGCCAAGTTTGATGTCAGTTTCCCAGATCGTTCCAAGTCCGTTGTTTACAAGAACACACCAGCCGGGAGAAAAAAGTTAATCGCCACACTCATGAAGCTTCAGCCAATTCGAGTTTGTCTGGAAGCAACCGGCGGCTGGGAAAACAGGCTGGTTGCCTGTCTGCACCAGCACAAGTTTCCGGTTTCTGTCGTCAATCCCCGACTGATCCGGGACTTTGCCCGAGCGAAGAATCAACTGGCCAAAACCGATGAGATTGACGCGCGCATCATCAGGGAATATGCCGAGGTGATGGACCCACGGCTCACTCCACCTTTAACAGAGGCCCAGCAGAAAATGCGTGAATTTACTTCTCGCCGGGAACAGACCAGCAAGATGATCATCCAGGAAAAGAACCGTCTGGAGACCATTGTGGACCAGGACGTCATCAAGATGATTGAACAATCCATTGCTTTCCACAAAGAACAGCTCAGGCTGATCGAGAAGGAACTGAAGGCACTGATTGACGCCGACGAGGAGTCCCGTAAACGTTCGAAAATCCTGCAATCGGTACCAGGCATCGCCAGTATCACGGCAACTCTGCTCATCTCAGATCTGCCGGAACTGGGGAGCCTGAATCGAAAGCAGATCTCACGGTTAGTCGGTGTCGCACCCACGAACCGCGACAGCGGAACCATGAGGGGAAGACGGACGATTGGCGGCGGACGAGTCCGGATCCGGAACGGATTATACATGCCCACCGTAGTGGCCTTGAGGCACAACCCGATCATCAGTGCGTTCTATAAACGGCTCGTCAAAAACGGAAAACCGAAAATGGTCGCACTCGTGGCTGCCATGCGCAAACTGCTCATCATTCTCAACACCATGGTCAAAGAAGGAAAACAATGGGAGGCAAACGTGAGAAATTCCTGA
- a CDS encoding DUF1853 family protein encodes MNHQPENQPSQNVLQSQALRDLKWAITSPSLITQASEDEILPEVPDFQAIDVPHLENYLAPYSRFRIGTYFEGLVLYWLEHIRRLKIIARHQQIFEANQTIGEIDILFEDEAGVVNHWEIAVKFYLYDPGDNATGSHFVGPNVKDTFEKKMRRLFDFQLPLSKTHFPEVNRRQAFVKGMIFYHTDHNSPKQLPEKLSPTHERGSWLHLSELSRLNAQHGELWFLIREKPDWLSASLCSKSDDRLLNFNELQQHMESHFQHKQRPILISALNCQESKCSEVDRVFIASESWPQI; translated from the coding sequence ATGAATCACCAGCCAGAGAACCAACCCAGCCAGAACGTTTTGCAATCGCAGGCACTGCGCGACTTAAAATGGGCGATCACCAGTCCGTCGTTAATCACACAGGCCAGCGAAGATGAGATTCTTCCTGAAGTTCCTGATTTCCAGGCGATCGACGTTCCGCACCTGGAGAATTATCTCGCCCCCTATTCCCGATTTCGGATTGGAACGTATTTTGAAGGACTGGTCCTGTATTGGCTGGAACATATCCGCCGGCTGAAAATCATCGCCCGACATCAGCAGATTTTTGAAGCGAATCAGACCATCGGCGAGATCGATATTCTGTTCGAAGACGAAGCCGGCGTTGTAAATCACTGGGAAATCGCGGTCAAATTCTATCTATATGATCCCGGTGACAACGCGACCGGCAGTCACTTCGTGGGGCCGAATGTGAAGGATACGTTCGAAAAGAAAATGCGGCGGCTGTTCGACTTTCAGCTTCCCTTGAGCAAGACACACTTCCCTGAAGTCAACCGGCGGCAGGCGTTTGTGAAAGGCATGATCTTTTATCACACCGATCACAATTCTCCCAAACAACTCCCGGAGAAACTCTCACCGACACATGAACGAGGCAGCTGGCTACACCTCTCCGAGCTCTCCCGGCTTAACGCGCAGCACGGCGAACTGTGGTTTCTAATCCGTGAAAAGCCGGACTGGTTATCCGCGTCCCTCTGCAGCAAATCCGATGACAGGCTGCTCAACTTCAACGAGTTGCAACAGCACATGGAATCGCATTTTCAGCACAAACAGCGTCCTATTCTGATCAGCGCACTCAACTGTCAGGAATCAAAATGTAGCGAAGTTGATCGGGTTTTTATTGCCTCCGAATCCTGGCCGCAGATTTAA
- a CDS encoding HAD family hydrolase, which produces MKLKTVLIDLDHTLCSTEQGVEAALEHFAALYHLTNRNQLKKQFGIINNNLFQQHLTGHYSIDEFRLKRYEQLLDQNDIPRDSRLSLSTEAATFTDLMNRKCVLFNDALDFLKHLKTKPVKIGLLTNGPADGQRTKLESLGISDFFDEIFISGETGYSKPDEIAFTHAMNVLEGRLSHSVMMGDSLEYDIAPAVSLGMQAIWLNRSGKQPIPDPSITTVDSLKWIQAEDFFFHSDW; this is translated from the coding sequence ATGAAATTGAAGACCGTTTTAATTGACCTGGATCATACACTCTGTTCGACTGAACAAGGCGTGGAAGCTGCTTTAGAACACTTTGCTGCATTATACCATTTAACAAATCGAAATCAGCTTAAGAAGCAATTTGGTATCATTAACAATAATCTGTTTCAGCAGCATCTGACAGGACACTACTCAATCGATGAATTTCGACTGAAACGCTACGAACAACTTCTGGACCAGAATGATATTCCCCGAGACAGCAGACTTTCTCTATCAACAGAAGCAGCGACGTTCACAGACCTCATGAACCGGAAATGCGTTCTATTTAATGACGCGCTGGATTTCCTCAAACATCTGAAAACAAAGCCCGTCAAAATCGGCCTGTTGACCAACGGACCTGCAGACGGACAACGCACGAAACTGGAATCTTTGGGCATCTCTGATTTTTTTGACGAAATTTTCATTTCCGGTGAAACCGGTTACTCCAAGCCTGACGAAATTGCGTTTACCCATGCTATGAACGTACTGGAAGGTCGCCTTAGTCACTCTGTCATGATGGGAGATAGTCTGGAATATGATATTGCCCCTGCAGTCAGTCTGGGAATGCAGGCGATCTGGCTCAACCGTTCTGGCAAACAACCAATTCCAGATCCCTCAATTACAACCGTTGACTCCTTGAAGTGGATCCAGGCAGAAGATTTTTTCTTTCATTCTGACTGGTAG